In Fusarium oxysporum f. sp. lycopersici 4287 chromosome 2, whole genome shotgun sequence, a genomic segment contains:
- a CDS encoding NADPH-cytochrome P450 reductase: MAELDTLDIVVLGVIFLGTVAYFTKGKLWGVTKDPYANGFAAGGASKPGRTRNIVEAMEESGKNCVVFYGSQTGTAEDYASRLAKEGKSRFGLNTMIADLEDYDFDNLDTVPSDNIVMFVLATYGEGEPTDNAVDFYEFITGEDASFNEGNDPPLGNLNYVAFGLGNNTYEHYNSMVRNVNKALEKLGAHRIGEAGEGDDGAGTMEEDFLAWKDPMWEALAKKMGLEEREAVYEPIFAINERDDLTPEANEVYLGEPNKLHLEGTAKGPFNSHNPYIAPIAESYELFSAKDRNCLHMEIDISGSNLKYETGDHIAIWPTNPGEEVNKFLDILDLSGKQHSVVTVKALEPTAKVPFPNPTTYDAILRYHLEICAPVSRQFVSTLAAFAPNDDIKAEMNRLGSDKDYFHEKTGPHYYNIARFLASVSKGEKWTKIPFSAFIEGLTKLQPRYYSISSSSLVQPKKISITAVVESQQIPGRDDPFRGVATNYLFALKQKQNGDPNPAPFGQSYELTGPRNKYDGIHVPVHVRHSNFKLPSDPGKPIIMIGPGTGVAPFRGFVQERAKQARDGVEVGKTLLFFGCRKSTEDFMYQKEWQEYKEALGDKFEMITAFSREGSKKVYVQHRLKERSKEVSDLLSQKAYFYVCGDAAHMAREVNTVLAQIIAEGRGVSEAKGEEIVKNMRSANQYQEDVWS; encoded by the exons atggctgaaCTCGACACTCTGGACATTGTCGTCCTCGGCGTTATCTTCCTCGGAACGGTCGCATACTTTACAAAGGGCAAGCTATGGGGTGTTACCAAGGACCCCTATGCGAATGGCTTCGCTGCCGGCGGCGCTTCTAAGCCGGGTCGCACGAGGAACATCGTTGAGGCGATGGAAGAATCCGGCAAGAACTGTGTTGTCTTCTATGGTTCTCAGACTGGTACTGCTGAAGATTATGCTTCTCGCCTCGCCAAGGAGGGTAAGAGTCGATTCGGACTCAACACCATGATTGCCGATCTTGAGGACTACGATTTCGATAACCTGGATACCGTCCCTAGTGACAACATCGTCATGTTCGTTCTCGCAACTTACGGCGAAGGCGAGCCTACCGATAACGCGGTCGACTTCTATGAATTCATTACCGGCGAGGATGCCAGCTTCAATGAGGGCAATGATCCTCCTTTGGGCAACCTCAACTACGTTGCTTTCGGTCTCGGAAACAACACGTACGAGCACTACAACTCTATGGTCCGCAATGTTaacaaggctcttgagaaacttggcGCTCACCGCATCGGTGAAGCTGGTgagggtgatgatggtgctggTACCATGGAAGAGGATTTCTTGGCCTGGAAGGATCCCATGTGGGAAGCCCTTGCTAAGAAAATGGGACTGGAAGAGCGTGAGGCCGTCTACGAGCCTATCTTTGCCATTAACGAACGCGACGACCTGACTCCTGAAGCCAATGAAGTGTATCTCGGTGAGCCCAACAAGCTGCACCTCGAAGGCACCGCCAAGGGACCATTCAACTCTCACAACCCCTACATTGCCCCTATCGCTGAATCTTACGAGTTGTTCTCTGCCAAGGACAGAAACTGCCTCCACATGGAAATTGACATCAGCGGCTCTAACCTCAAGTACGAGACTGGAGACCATATTGCTATCTGGCCTACCAACCCTGGCGAAGAGGTCAACAAATTCCTGGATATTCTCGACCTCTCTGGCAAGCAGCACAGCGTTGTCACTGTCAAGGCTCTCGAGCCTACCGCCAAGGTTCCTTTCCCCAACCCTACAACCTACGATGCCATTCTGCGATACCACCTCGAGATCTGCGCTCCTGTGTCCCGTCAATTCGTCTCCACTCTCGCCGCTTTCGCTCCcaacgatgatatcaaggctgagatgaaCCGCCTTGGCAGCGATAAGGATTATTTCCACGAGAAGACTGGCCCTCATTACTACAATATTGCCCGTTTCCTCGCCAGCGTCAGCAAGGGCGAGAAGTGGACCAAAATCCCCTTCTCTGCCTTCATTGAGGGTCTCACCAAGCTTCAGCCCCGTTACTACTCTatttcctcctcgtctctGGTTCAGCCCAAGAAGATCTCCATCACTGCCGTTGTTGAGTCCCAGCAGATTCCCGGCAGAGATGATCCTTTCCGTGGTGTTGCTACAAACTATCTTTTTGCCCTAAAGCAAAAGCAGAACGGCGACCCCAACCCTGCACCTTTCGGTCAGAGCTACGAGCTTACAGGCCCCCGCAACAAGTATGATGGCATCCACGTTCCTGTCCATGTTCGTCACTCCAACTTCAAGCTCCCCTCGGACCCCGGCAAGCCTATCATCATGATTGGTCCTGGTACTGGTGTCGCTCCCTTCCGCGGTTTCGTTCAGGAGCGTGCTAAGCAAGCCCGTGACGGTGTTGAGGTTGGAAAGACACTCTTGTTCTTTGGTTGCCGAAAGTCAACAGAGGATTTCATGTACCAAAAGGAGTGGCAG GAATACAAGGAGGCTCTTGGCGATAAGTTTGAGATGATCACCGCCTTTTCTCGAGAGGGCTCCAAGAAGGTTTACGTCCAGCACCGACTTAAGGAGCGATCCAAGGAGGTCAGCGACCTGCTCTCCCAGAAGGCTTATTTCTATGTCTGCGGTGATGCAGCCCACATGGCCCGTGAGGTCAATACCGTCTTGGCACAAATCATTGCCGAGGGACGTGGGGTGTCTGAGGCCAAGGGCGAGGAGATCGTGAAGAACATGAGGTCAGCGAACCAATACCAG GAGGATGTTTGGTCATAG
- a CDS encoding NADPH-cytochrome P450 reductase produces the protein MAELDTLDIVVLGVIFLGTVAYFTKGKLWGVTKDPYANGFAAGGASKPGRTRNIVEAMEESGKNCVVFYGSQTGTAEDYASRLAKEGKSRFGLNTMIADLEDYDFDNLDTVPSDNIVMFVLATYGEGEPTDNAVDFYEFITGEDASFNEGNDPPLGNLNYVAFGLGNNTYEHYNSMVRNVNKALEKLGAHRIGEAGEGDDGAGTMEEDFLAWKDPMWEALAKKMGLEEREAVYEPIFAINERDDLTPEANEVYLGEPNKLHLEGTAKGPFNSHNPYIAPIAESYELFSAKDRNCLHMEIDISGSNLKYETGDHIAIWPTNPGEEVNKFLDILDLSGKQHSVVTVKALEPTAKVPFPNPTTYDAILRYHLEICAPVSRQFVSTLAAFAPNDDIKAEMNRLGSDKDYFHEKTGPHYYNIARFLASVSKGEKWTKIPFSAFIEGLTKLQPRYYSISSSSLVQPKKISITAVVESQQIPGRDDPFRGVATNYLFALKQKQNGDPNPAPFGQSYELTGPRNKYDGIHVPVHVRHSNFKLPSDPGKPIIMIGPGTGVAPFRGFVQERAKQARDGVEVGKTLLFFGCRKSTEDFMYQKEWQVRQHRTQSFEAYTNCFSGIQGGSWR, from the coding sequence atggctgaaCTCGACACTCTGGACATTGTCGTCCTCGGCGTTATCTTCCTCGGAACGGTCGCATACTTTACAAAGGGCAAGCTATGGGGTGTTACCAAGGACCCCTATGCGAATGGCTTCGCTGCCGGCGGCGCTTCTAAGCCGGGTCGCACGAGGAACATCGTTGAGGCGATGGAAGAATCCGGCAAGAACTGTGTTGTCTTCTATGGTTCTCAGACTGGTACTGCTGAAGATTATGCTTCTCGCCTCGCCAAGGAGGGTAAGAGTCGATTCGGACTCAACACCATGATTGCCGATCTTGAGGACTACGATTTCGATAACCTGGATACCGTCCCTAGTGACAACATCGTCATGTTCGTTCTCGCAACTTACGGCGAAGGCGAGCCTACCGATAACGCGGTCGACTTCTATGAATTCATTACCGGCGAGGATGCCAGCTTCAATGAGGGCAATGATCCTCCTTTGGGCAACCTCAACTACGTTGCTTTCGGTCTCGGAAACAACACGTACGAGCACTACAACTCTATGGTCCGCAATGTTaacaaggctcttgagaaacttggcGCTCACCGCATCGGTGAAGCTGGTgagggtgatgatggtgctggTACCATGGAAGAGGATTTCTTGGCCTGGAAGGATCCCATGTGGGAAGCCCTTGCTAAGAAAATGGGACTGGAAGAGCGTGAGGCCGTCTACGAGCCTATCTTTGCCATTAACGAACGCGACGACCTGACTCCTGAAGCCAATGAAGTGTATCTCGGTGAGCCCAACAAGCTGCACCTCGAAGGCACCGCCAAGGGACCATTCAACTCTCACAACCCCTACATTGCCCCTATCGCTGAATCTTACGAGTTGTTCTCTGCCAAGGACAGAAACTGCCTCCACATGGAAATTGACATCAGCGGCTCTAACCTCAAGTACGAGACTGGAGACCATATTGCTATCTGGCCTACCAACCCTGGCGAAGAGGTCAACAAATTCCTGGATATTCTCGACCTCTCTGGCAAGCAGCACAGCGTTGTCACTGTCAAGGCTCTCGAGCCTACCGCCAAGGTTCCTTTCCCCAACCCTACAACCTACGATGCCATTCTGCGATACCACCTCGAGATCTGCGCTCCTGTGTCCCGTCAATTCGTCTCCACTCTCGCCGCTTTCGCTCCcaacgatgatatcaaggctgagatgaaCCGCCTTGGCAGCGATAAGGATTATTTCCACGAGAAGACTGGCCCTCATTACTACAATATTGCCCGTTTCCTCGCCAGCGTCAGCAAGGGCGAGAAGTGGACCAAAATCCCCTTCTCTGCCTTCATTGAGGGTCTCACCAAGCTTCAGCCCCGTTACTACTCTatttcctcctcgtctctGGTTCAGCCCAAGAAGATCTCCATCACTGCCGTTGTTGAGTCCCAGCAGATTCCCGGCAGAGATGATCCTTTCCGTGGTGTTGCTACAAACTATCTTTTTGCCCTAAAGCAAAAGCAGAACGGCGACCCCAACCCTGCACCTTTCGGTCAGAGCTACGAGCTTACAGGCCCCCGCAACAAGTATGATGGCATCCACGTTCCTGTCCATGTTCGTCACTCCAACTTCAAGCTCCCCTCGGACCCCGGCAAGCCTATCATCATGATTGGTCCTGGTACTGGTGTCGCTCCCTTCCGCGGTTTCGTTCAGGAGCGTGCTAAGCAAGCCCGTGACGGTGTTGAGGTTGGAAAGACACTCTTGTTCTTTGGTTGCCGAAAGTCAACAGAGGATTTCATGTACCAAAAGGAGTGGCAGGTAAGACAACATAGAACTCAATCGTTCGAGGCTTATACTAACTGTTTCTCAGGAATACAAGGAGGCTCTTGGCGATAA